The following proteins come from a genomic window of Flavobacteriales bacterium:
- a CDS encoding transcription termination/antitermination NusG family protein, producing the protein MPQSITYSANNSSLSIKSDITNWYVIYTKPRHEFKVNERLILMGLTTFCPTIVKVSQWSDRKKKIKKPALPSMILVNLNEKDRNVVFDCPGVVRYMFYDKKIVTVSQNEVDVLKNHLEGKNCLNSSISSLNIGDHLNIEQLQNRVGEIVKVTSSRVWVKIQSLNIKVRLDII; encoded by the coding sequence GTGCCGCAATCAATTACATATTCCGCTAATAATTCTTCACTATCAATTAAGAGTGATATAACAAATTGGTATGTTATTTACACAAAGCCAAGGCATGAGTTTAAAGTTAATGAGCGTTTAATTCTAATGGGATTAACAACATTTTGTCCAACTATAGTAAAAGTAAGTCAGTGGAGCGATAGAAAAAAGAAAATCAAAAAACCTGCTCTACCTTCTATGATTCTTGTTAATCTTAATGAAAAAGATAGAAATGTAGTTTTTGACTGTCCTGGTGTTGTGCGCTATATGTTTTACGACAAAAAAATTGTCACTGTTTCCCAAAATGAAGTCGATGTTCTTAAAAATCATTTAGAGGGGAAAAATTGTCTTAACTCCTCTATTTCTAGTTTAAATATTGGTGATCATCTAAATATTGAGCAGCTTCAAAATCGTGTTGGAGAAATTGTCAAAGTAACTTCCAGCAGAGTCTGGGTGAAAATCCAAAGTCTAAATATTAAGGTTCGTTTAGATATAATTTAA
- a CDS encoding ArsR family transcriptional regulator has translation MLNSLITSKTRLRVLVKFFIRAANKGHLNALASEFGESTNGVRKELNKLKDAGYLISNKEQNKVIYRANTEHPLYSVLQQLVKKHLRLDEMVEAIVKRIGDVQKIILIGDYAKGIDSGLIEVLLIAKNINENYIIELEKKLKNKIGRKVVFTMESEDDGIVLYDKEIMYYEN, from the coding sequence ATGCTTAACTCGTTAATAACATCAAAAACCAGATTAAGAGTGCTTGTTAAGTTCTTTATCAGAGCTGCTAATAAAGGTCACCTTAATGCACTTGCTTCAGAGTTTGGTGAGTCCACCAATGGTGTTCGTAAAGAGTTAAATAAGCTTAAAGATGCAGGATATCTAATAAGTAACAAAGAACAAAACAAAGTCATTTATAGAGCTAACACTGAACATCCTTTATACTCAGTTTTACAACAATTAGTTAAAAAGCATTTGAGACTAGATGAAATGGTTGAGGCCATAGTTAAGCGTATTGGCGATGTGCAAAAAATAATATTGATAGGAGATTACGCTAAGGGCATAGATTCTGGGCTCATTGAGGTTTTATTGATTGCTAAAAATATCAATGAGAATTACATCATTGAGTTAGAAAAAAAATTAAAAAATAAAATAGGCAGAAAAGTTGTCTTTACGATGGAATCAGAAGATGATGGAATTGTGCTATACGATAAAGAAATAATGTACTATGAAAATTAA